One genomic region from Bacillus sp. SLBN-46 encodes:
- a CDS encoding phage holin yields the protein MINWKVRLRNKHWVIAFISQIMILAQMVLAGLNTLGVTSFQLTDAVQSTILTIVNAIFVILSMLGFVQDPTTKGYGDSERALNYKDPN from the coding sequence ATGATCAACTGGAAAGTTCGTTTAAGAAATAAGCATTGGGTAATTGCATTTATCTCACAAATTATGATTTTAGCACAAATGGTACTAGCAGGATTGAATACTTTAGGGGTAACTAGCTTCCAACTAACAGATGCAGTTCAAAGTACCATTTTAACAATTGTCAATGCAATATTCGTTATTTTATCCATGCTAGGTTTTGTACAAGACCCAACGACCAAGGGCTACGGTGATAGCGAAAGAGCATTAAACTATAAGGATCCAAATTAA
- a CDS encoding FtsX-like permease family protein, whose amino-acid sequence MKLKDQFRFVRQNMKKNRTRVYMTILATAMGCAFLIVLASVGFGLQKSVVKEITEQRVITQIDVHGKEINDQGGFQQLTDRDIQTFEKVENVKAVTRRKMLQQESMFTIGDYLEGTQTFVAHFPSEMKAGFELSKGRLPTSKNEVVVGYNFSLNLAKKDADEGIYDKKGQLKAEYRYPGKLIGETMELTVRQFKDGKEEEKKIPLTVVGISKKPTKEWAEDRSVFISEEMLKAIESFTGTPKGIMLDPNNEKLEGIDANGETYDEVKIYAKNMEAVQRISDQLKEEKYATYSVVNELKEVNMIFMIAKVGLIFIGTIAILIASIGIYNTMTMAVTERAPDIGIMKAIGANPKTIKRIFLLESSYIGLIGAVIGTIVSYGISFAVNFAVPLIIKQTFGQETDLDLTFSYIPFVLPVICILICYGVTLLSGYRPAQRATRVDVLKAMRREI is encoded by the coding sequence ATGAAGCTAAAAGACCAATTCCGTTTTGTTAGACAAAATATGAAGAAAAATAGAACAAGAGTGTATATGACGATTCTTGCCACCGCAATGGGATGTGCCTTCCTGATTGTCCTAGCCTCAGTAGGCTTTGGGTTACAGAAATCAGTGGTAAAAGAAATAACGGAACAAAGGGTCATTACCCAAATAGACGTCCACGGAAAGGAGATAAATGATCAGGGAGGCTTTCAGCAGCTGACAGATCGTGACATTCAAACGTTTGAAAAAGTAGAGAATGTTAAGGCCGTTACAAGAAGAAAGATGCTCCAGCAGGAAAGTATGTTTACAATCGGTGATTACTTAGAAGGGACACAAACCTTTGTAGCCCATTTTCCTTCCGAAATGAAGGCCGGTTTTGAGCTATCGAAGGGGCGTTTGCCAACAAGTAAAAATGAGGTAGTCGTCGGGTATAATTTTTCTCTCAATCTAGCTAAAAAAGATGCAGATGAGGGCATCTACGATAAGAAAGGTCAGTTAAAAGCTGAGTATCGCTATCCAGGGAAGTTAATCGGTGAAACTATGGAACTAACGGTTAGGCAGTTTAAAGATGGAAAGGAAGAAGAGAAGAAAATTCCATTAACAGTGGTAGGAATCTCCAAAAAGCCAACTAAAGAGTGGGCGGAAGATCGAAGCGTATTTATATCGGAAGAGATGTTAAAGGCAATCGAGAGCTTTACGGGAACACCGAAAGGCATCATGCTTGACCCTAATAATGAAAAATTAGAAGGAATCGATGCTAATGGAGAGACCTATGATGAAGTGAAAATCTATGCCAAAAATATGGAAGCGGTCCAACGTATTTCAGATCAATTAAAAGAGGAGAAATATGCTACATATTCAGTTGTAAATGAATTAAAAGAAGTCAATATGATATTTATGATTGCAAAAGTGGGCCTAATTTTTATCGGGACAATTGCGATCCTAATTGCTTCTATTGGTATCTATAATACGATGACGATGGCAGTTACAGAACGGGCACCTGATATCGGTATTATGAAAGCAATCGGTGCTAATCCGAAAACAATTAAACGAATCTTCCTGCTCGAAAGTAGTTACATTGGCTTGATTGGTGCTGTTATAGGAACGATTGTCTCGTATGGAATTAGCTTCGCTGTAAATTTTGCAGTCCCTTTAATTATTAAACAGACATTTGGACAAGAAACAGATTTAGACTTAACGTTTAGTTATATTCCTTTTGTTTTACCGGTTATTTGTATCTTGATTTGTTACGGAGTCACCCTTCTGTCAGGATACCGACCAGCACAACGAGCAACAAGAGTTGATGTATTAAAAGCCATGAGAAGAGAAATATAA
- a CDS encoding ABC transporter ATP-binding protein, producing MITIKNLSHDFVIGKKGRQTIIPVLRDISFTVEKGEIVTIVGRSGSGKSTLLNLVSGFIHPKEGEIWIDGEKVSDLNETKFADFRINNLGFIFQSFQLIPSMTAFQNVELPLILKGVSENLRREQTEEMLKKVGLLDYQDHYPGELSGGQQQRVSIARALIVNPPIILADEPTGSLDSETEEELLEFITKLNRDLDITFLIITHDDKVADIGNRKIVLADGRIEQGVLV from the coding sequence ATGATTACAATAAAAAATTTAAGCCATGATTTTGTGATTGGGAAAAAAGGAAGACAGACCATTATACCGGTGCTTAGAGACATTTCATTTACCGTTGAAAAAGGGGAAATAGTAACAATTGTAGGCAGAAGTGGTTCAGGGAAATCGACCTTGTTAAATTTAGTTAGCGGTTTTATCCATCCGAAAGAGGGGGAAATCTGGATTGATGGAGAAAAGGTTTCGGATTTAAATGAGACGAAATTTGCTGATTTCAGGATTAATAACCTAGGATTCATTTTTCAAAGTTTTCAATTGATTCCCAGCATGACTGCTTTTCAAAATGTAGAGCTTCCATTGATATTAAAGGGTGTAAGCGAGAATCTGAGAAGAGAACAAACAGAAGAGATGCTGAAAAAAGTAGGTTTACTAGATTATCAGGATCACTATCCAGGAGAGTTATCTGGTGGACAGCAGCAAAGAGTTAGTATTGCAAGAGCCTTAATTGTAAATCCTCCAATTATCCTTGCAGATGAACCTACCGGTAGTCTTGATAGTGAAACAGAAGAAGAATTACTGGAATTTATCACAAAGTTGAATCGAGATTTAGATATTACATTTTTAATTATTACACATGATGACAAAGTGGCCGATATTGGTAATAGAAAAATAGTATTAGCGGACGGTCGTATTGAACAGGGGGTGCTGGTATGA
- a CDS encoding MFS transporter: protein MKTLKNYVGQFHPIVWVLLIGTVLSRGSAFMTLPFLSIYLSRHMDLSPIIIGVTVGMSPLMATVGGFIGGHLSDRFGRKPVMLIALFTVAFVYYGFTVATGPGWFILLNALNGLSNSFFEPTAQALMADLTEKEKRMKVYSLRYTAMNIGASVGPLIGAYLASTSAKLSFAITGTFYLFYGMVLVFFLQKLVFPKVENIKKGASFGDAFRIVKRDKALRYLILGIILVNMGYVQIDSNLPQILEGTVENGVVIFSMLITINAVMVVLLQMPISHIAEKFKLMQVMVVGAVFMAAGLIGFSFVNGWVMAIAAMVLLTVGEILIFPSNSMMIDQLAPEHLRGTYFGASQFRKIGNFLGPIIGGFLLSHFQGQIMFWTISLLTLGSIIFFSIGNKSFIKASEQSVEKAI from the coding sequence ATGAAAACATTGAAAAACTATGTGGGTCAATTTCATCCAATCGTATGGGTGTTATTAATTGGGACTGTCTTATCCAGAGGTTCTGCATTTATGACTTTGCCATTTCTCTCAATCTATTTATCAAGACACATGGATCTCTCACCAATTATTATTGGTGTGACTGTCGGGATGAGCCCGTTAATGGCAACGGTAGGTGGATTCATTGGCGGCCATTTATCAGATCGGTTTGGACGAAAACCAGTCATGCTTATTGCTTTGTTTACAGTAGCCTTTGTTTATTATGGTTTTACCGTTGCTACTGGTCCAGGATGGTTTATTCTGTTAAATGCCTTAAACGGCTTGAGTAATTCGTTCTTCGAACCGACTGCCCAAGCCTTAATGGCCGATTTAACCGAAAAGGAAAAGAGGATGAAGGTGTACTCCTTACGATATACAGCTATGAATATCGGAGCTTCCGTTGGTCCACTGATTGGGGCCTATTTAGCAAGTACATCAGCAAAATTATCCTTTGCCATAACCGGAACGTTTTATTTATTTTATGGAATGGTTCTGGTTTTCTTTTTACAAAAACTTGTCTTCCCGAAAGTAGAAAATATCAAAAAGGGTGCCTCTTTCGGAGATGCCTTTAGGATTGTTAAAAGAGATAAGGCTTTAAGATATCTTATCTTGGGAATCATCTTGGTGAATATGGGGTACGTTCAAATAGATTCTAATTTACCGCAAATATTAGAAGGAACGGTAGAAAATGGCGTGGTTATTTTCTCCATGCTAATCACCATAAATGCAGTAATGGTTGTATTGCTACAGATGCCAATTAGTCACATTGCAGAGAAATTTAAGTTAATGCAGGTCATGGTGGTCGGAGCCGTTTTTATGGCCGCAGGTTTGATTGGCTTCAGCTTTGTTAATGGCTGGGTTATGGCTATTGCTGCTATGGTATTGTTAACAGTGGGGGAAATATTAATCTTTCCATCCAATAGCATGATGATTGATCAACTAGCTCCTGAACATCTTCGGGGAACTTATTTCGGTGCATCTCAATTTAGGAAGATAGGTAACTTTCTTGGACCAATTATTGGCGGGTTCCTTCTAAGCCATTTTCAAGGGCAAATCATGTTTTGGACCATTTCCTTGTTAACTCTTGGAAGTATTATTTTCTTTTCAATCGGTAACAAGTCTTTTATTAAAGCATCGGAACAATCAGTTGAAAAAGCGATATAA
- a CDS encoding spore germination protein, with protein MLKKKQKRRQNDNYRQQQDPLKPEDLPIHREYKDNISRIKEEFGKSADIIIREVKISSYKGALVFVDGLADSHSISDFILESFMEKELPLERFDLFQYVIEKAVALGSILTIDNWNQVYDNLLSGNTVIFLEGHNQAISAETKGWEKRAISEPTTQLSIRGPKDSFTETLRTNTALIRRRIKSPNLWMESMKLGTVTQTDIALMYIKGIANEKIISEIKERLNRIDIDGIIASGFIEQLIEDQTWTTFPTTYHTERPDVVTSHLLEGRIAIIVDGTPFVLTAPAIFIQFFQAPDDYYSRFDISTGIRILRILAFLIALIGPATYIAATTFHQEMIPTTMAIAIAAQRESVPFPAFVEALIMEVTFEILREAGLRLPRAVGQAVSIVGALVIGQAAVQAGFVSPVMVIVVSITAIANFSTPIFAMAIAARLLRFALMGLATILGFYGMMLGLMFIAIHLCSLRSFGIPYMMPIAPFSIRNQQDVFLRFPIWAFKNRPQFISQGNIVRTGENQKPGPPKADEQQKDQSDKGDQS; from the coding sequence ATGTTGAAAAAGAAGCAAAAAAGGAGACAGAATGATAATTATAGACAGCAGCAAGATCCACTTAAGCCAGAGGATTTGCCGATCCATAGGGAATATAAGGATAATATTTCCCGCATAAAAGAAGAGTTTGGGAAAAGTGCTGATATCATCATTCGAGAAGTAAAGATAAGCAGCTATAAAGGAGCTCTTGTATTTGTTGATGGCTTAGCGGACAGTCATTCAATCAGTGACTTTATATTAGAATCTTTTATGGAAAAAGAACTTCCACTTGAGCGGTTTGATCTCTTTCAATACGTGATTGAGAAGGCTGTTGCTCTTGGCAGTATTTTGACGATTGATAATTGGAATCAGGTTTATGATAATTTGTTATCAGGAAATACGGTTATTTTTTTAGAAGGTCACAACCAGGCCATTAGTGCGGAGACGAAGGGGTGGGAAAAGCGGGCCATTTCTGAACCAACAACACAACTCTCTATACGGGGACCTAAGGATTCCTTCACAGAAACACTCCGTACAAATACAGCTTTAATACGGAGAAGAATAAAAAGTCCTAATTTATGGATGGAATCGATGAAATTAGGCACGGTAACACAAACTGACATTGCGTTGATGTATATTAAAGGAATTGCAAATGAGAAAATTATATCTGAAATTAAGGAAAGATTAAATCGAATTGATATTGACGGGATTATTGCCTCAGGCTTTATTGAGCAATTAATTGAAGATCAAACCTGGACAACTTTTCCGACTACCTATCATACTGAAAGACCAGACGTGGTTACTTCTCATTTACTTGAAGGGCGAATTGCCATTATTGTTGATGGCACACCATTTGTACTTACCGCGCCTGCGATTTTTATTCAATTTTTCCAGGCGCCAGACGACTATTATTCACGTTTTGATATTTCAACGGGTATCAGGATCCTAAGAATCTTGGCTTTTTTGATTGCCCTTATTGGACCCGCAACCTACATAGCTGCTACAACCTTTCATCAAGAAATGATTCCAACTACCATGGCCATTGCGATTGCGGCCCAAAGAGAAAGTGTTCCCTTTCCTGCCTTTGTTGAAGCATTAATCATGGAGGTTACATTTGAAATTTTACGGGAGGCAGGCTTAAGACTTCCGCGCGCTGTCGGTCAGGCCGTTTCCATTGTGGGTGCGCTCGTTATTGGGCAAGCTGCCGTGCAAGCAGGGTTCGTTTCCCCAGTAATGGTTATCGTTGTATCAATTACGGCTATTGCAAACTTCTCAACACCTATTTTTGCGATGGCAATTGCAGCTAGACTGCTTCGCTTTGCGTTAATGGGACTTGCCACCATTCTAGGCTTTTATGGAATGATGCTAGGACTAATGTTTATAGCGATACATTTATGTTCGCTCCGCTCGTTCGGAATTCCTTATATGATGCCGATTGCCCCTTTTAGCATCCGAAACCAGCAGGACGTATTTCTCCGGTTTCCTATTTGGGCTTTTAAAAATAGACCACAATTTATTAGTCAAGGCAATATAGTTAGAACAGGGGAAAATCAAAAGCCAGGACC
- a CDS encoding aldo/keto reductase family protein, producing MEYRRLGNTGLKVSEISLGSWLTYGGYVEEQNAAASIDKAYDLGVNFFDTANVYMRGEAEIVVGKALKKYVRDSYVLATKVFWPMGDGPNDRGLSRKHVMEQCHASLKRLNTDYVDIYYCHRYDPETPLEETLRALDDLIRQGKVLYVGVSEWTAEQISEAVHLADKRLLDRIVVNQPQYSMLQRYIEKEVLPVSEKHGIGQVVWSPLAQGVLTGKYKKGEKAPAGSRAAQEKYNGLFGLLTEENLDKVELLKEVAADNNLTLANLALAWILRQSSVASALVGASRPEQVEENVKASGVKLDEETLTRIEDILR from the coding sequence ATGGAATATCGGCGATTGGGAAATACCGGATTAAAAGTGAGTGAAATAAGTTTAGGCAGTTGGCTTACATACGGTGGATATGTGGAAGAGCAAAATGCAGCTGCGTCTATTGATAAAGCATATGATTTAGGCGTTAACTTTTTTGATACAGCCAATGTTTATATGCGTGGAGAGGCTGAAATTGTTGTCGGTAAGGCACTAAAGAAATATGTTCGCGATTCCTATGTACTGGCAACGAAAGTATTTTGGCCAATGGGCGACGGTCCTAATGACCGAGGACTTTCTCGAAAGCATGTCATGGAACAATGCCATGCCAGCTTAAAGCGCCTTAACACTGACTATGTAGATATTTATTACTGTCATCGGTATGATCCGGAAACACCATTGGAAGAAACATTACGTGCACTTGATGACCTAATCCGTCAAGGAAAAGTGTTGTACGTTGGTGTTAGTGAATGGACGGCAGAACAAATATCAGAAGCGGTTCATCTTGCTGATAAGAGACTTTTAGACCGTATAGTTGTTAATCAACCTCAATACAGCATGCTACAGCGTTACATTGAAAAAGAAGTCCTGCCTGTAAGTGAAAAGCACGGAATTGGTCAGGTCGTCTGGTCACCGCTTGCTCAAGGTGTATTAACAGGTAAGTATAAAAAAGGTGAAAAGGCTCCTGCAGGAAGTCGTGCTGCTCAGGAAAAATACAATGGTCTATTTGGATTATTAACGGAAGAGAATCTAGATAAAGTGGAACTTTTAAAAGAGGTTGCCGCTGATAATAATCTTACTCTTGCGAATTTAGCTCTTGCTTGGATATTAAGACAAAGCAGCGTAGCAAGTGCACTAGTTGGTGCAAGTCGTCCTGAGCAGGTAGAAGAAAATGTGAAGGCTTCAGGTGTGAAATTAGACGAAGAAACCCTGACTAGAATAGAGGATATTCTTAGATAA